Part of the Sandaracinaceae bacterium genome, CGCGCCCGCGACCTGCAGCGGGACGTCGGTCAGGAACGCGGCGGCCTCATCGGTCTCGGCCGTCGACACCTCGACGCCCTCCAGTTCGCTCGCCTCCGTGTCCGTGCCCACCTGGAGATCCGCAGCGTCACGGTAGTCGCGCTCGCGAGCGACGGTACGAGCCCTCGGTCGCTCCGCCACCTGCGGGTCCCCCGAGAAGACCCACAGGATGCGGTTGCCAGCGCGCACGGCGGTGCCGCGTGCGCCCGGGCCACGCACCACACGCACGACCACGTCCTCGCCGCGCTGCTCGACGCGGACGCGCCGGACGAGCCCGGCGGGGTTCCCGCGGGTGTGGTTCGACACGCTGGGATCGAGGACCGCCCCACGCACCTCGAGCACATGCTCGCCGCCGCGCTCGACGACACGAAACGCCGACGCCCGGTCGAACTGCAGGATCACGCGCTCGCGTCCATCGCGTGCTTCCACGGTCACGGCCCCGAGCGTGCTGGCCGGCTCCGCGGCGGCGCCCTCAGTGCGCGGGCGCGGCGCTTCGGGAGCGACGTCGGCCGAGACCGTGTCCGCCCAGAGCGCGGGCAACATCACTGCAAAAAGGGTCGCGGAGAGGGCGCGCATATCAGGACTCCTGAGGTGAGTAGCGAGAGCTTCTATCGAGTTGGCCACTCGTCGCAAAAAAGACGCGAAGCGAAAATCAGTCATGGATGTTGGGCGGAGGGAGACACGCATCATCCACCACTCGGGATGGTGGGGATCGTCGGGATGGCCGGTGTGGCCGTCTCTCCTTGAATCGGCGCGACACCGCCGATGCTCATCAGCATCATCTGGTCTTCGCTGCGCAGCGTCAGCGTGCGCGTGAGGGGCGGTTGGTCTGGCGCCGATGGGTTCTCACGCGTGAGGATGACTTCATTCGGGCGGATGCGGTCGACGCGCCATACCAGCGGCACCGCGATTCCGTCGGCGCCACCCACCTGTACGGCCTCCGGCTGCCCAATGTACTGACGCGGACGGACGGTGTGTCCGAGTCCGCCACGGTCCGCGATCATCGCGCGCGGCCCCACGCCGCCGAGGACGATGCCGAGCACGCGCATCTGGTCGACGGGCGTGTCCGACATGACGCTCTGCACCGTGGGCGCCTCGACCACCTCGATCTCGAAGCGCCGGAACGGGTCGCGCTGCTGAACGTCGATCTCGACGAACGCTTCGTCGGCGTAGGTCACCGTCGGAGGGCCTGCGTCCGGTGTCCCCTCTGGCGTGGCGTCGGGACTGTCGGCGGGCGGCGGGGCAGTCGGGGTGGGCGTCGCGACAGGTCGCGGGGTAGGTGCGGTCCCACCAGACCCGGTCTGGATGGGGTCGTCGCAACCCAGACCGGCGAGCGCGAGCGTCGCGCACAGCGCGCCGGTGGCCAGCGGTCGACGATACGTGAGGTGCCTCATGTTCGCCCTCCTTCACGGCCTTCTCCCTCGGGGGGCGCGTCGGGGTCCGGGCGCTTGTACGTGATGGCGCGCACGGTGATGGTCAGGTCTTGCGTGTCGCCGCGCGGCAGGGTGAGCGAGATGTTCTCCATGCTCACCGCGCGGTCGAGCCGCGACACGCTGTGGAAGAAGCGCGCCAGCTGGTGGTGCGTTCCCGTGAGGCTCAGGGCCACTGGGATGCTGGTGTAGAACTCGCCCGGCTCCTCCGTGCCCGGCTGCACGTTCACCATGCGGATGCCGCACAGCTCGGCCGCACGGTTGATCTCTTCCAGGAACGCGGCCATCTCGGCCTGCTCGGGCAGCACGCGGCGGCTCCGGATGTCCACGGCCTCGCGGGCAGTGAGCTGCTGCTGGATCTGGACGAACTCTTGTTGCCGCTGGAGAGCCGCGTCGCGCTCGCGGGTCTTGTTGCGGTGCGCGGCCTGCGCGGTGTCGATGTCGTCCGTGATCGGCTTGTGCAGAACGAAGAAATAGAGGCCTGAAACGAGCGCGATGATGACGAACAGAATGCCCACCTTGCCCGCGACGGGTACGGTGGCGAACGTCGCCGCTTGTTTGTTGGTAGCCATCTCAGTACCTCACCCGGCAATTCAGGTTGAAGGCGACGACGTCGGCGTCCGCGCTCCCTTGAGTGCGCTCGAGGACGACGTCGGCGAAGAGCTCGGAGAGGGACAGGCGTCGTAGGAACTCGGCCACGTCCTCGTTGGTGCGGGCCTCCCCTGTGATGCGGCACACGCGCTCCGCCTCCGTGAAGCTCTTGAGCCACAGCCGACGCACGTCCCACCCCTCGCGGAAGCCCGCGTAGGGGTTGACCTGGCGCTGTCGCTCCAGCGCCTCGGGGTCGATCGTCGGTCCGCCAGGCACGCTCAGCATCTGCGAGAGCTCCATCATGACGCGCAAGGGCCCAGTACGCGCCCGGTTGAGCTCGGCGACGACCTCCTCGAGCCGGATGCTCCTCGCCAGCTGCGCCTGGAGCTCCTCCAGCCTCGACGTCCGTTGTTGCAGGTCGGCTATCTCGGTGTCGAGCTCGCGGTTGCTGCGCTGGATGGCCTCGAGCTCCCCCTTCTGCTGGAAGTAGAGCAGCGCGAGCAGGATGCCCCATACGAACGCCGCGAGCAGGTAGATGCCAGCCCACAGCGGGCCACCGCCCGATGACTGCGCCGCGGCCTGCTTCTTGGTCTTCGGGAGGAGGTTGATGCGAATCATGACGTGCGCTCCCGTTCCTTGCGCAGCGCAAGACCCATCGCGACGACGGCCTGCGCGGTCCGGCCTTGGAGCGCAACGGGGTCGATGGCCTTCCCCCCCGGCTGCGCCACGAGCAGCGGGTCGAGCAGGCTGACGCGGGCGCGCGAGCG contains:
- the pilO gene encoding type 4a pilus biogenesis protein PilO, translated to MATNKQAATFATVPVAGKVGILFVIIALVSGLYFFVLHKPITDDIDTAQAAHRNKTRERDAALQRQQEFVQIQQQLTAREAVDIRSRRVLPEQAEMAAFLEEINRAAELCGIRMVNVQPGTEEPGEFYTSIPVALSLTGTHHQLARFFHSVSRLDRAVSMENISLTLPRGDTQDLTITVRAITYKRPDPDAPPEGEGREGGRT
- a CDS encoding PilN domain-containing protein, with translation MIRINLLPKTKKQAAAQSSGGGPLWAGIYLLAAFVWGILLALLYFQQKGELEAIQRSNRELDTEIADLQQRTSRLEELQAQLARSIRLEEVVAELNRARTGPLRVMMELSQMLSVPGGPTIDPEALERQRQVNPYAGFREGWDVRRLWLKSFTEAERVCRITGEARTNEDVAEFLRRLSLSELFADVVLERTQGSADADVVAFNLNCRVRY